The Candidatus Mycolicibacterium alkanivorans genome contains a region encoding:
- a CDS encoding ferritin-like domain-containing protein, with the protein MTTRDKYTQVPEPYSWEVPSVGDARFTWEYDEGRARLLSLYQKGKDKQWDAQSRIDWSLDVDPTNPVGVPDEFQPLFGSPAWDAADESRRAEFRQHNAAWNFSQFLHGEQGAMVCAAKIVEVVPDMDAKFYAATQTMDEARHVEAFSRFLQEKVGMVYPINKNLTALLGDTLRDSRWDMPYLGMQVLIEGLALAAFGVQRDLAPEGSLTKQLLAYVMQDEARHVAFGRISLKDYYSALTDAERDEREEFVVEACYLMRDRFRGEEVFETLGLDVEECAEWVDHSPLMIQFRSHLFSRIVPIVKDIGLWGPKVQKAFIDMGIHEMAGFDIDALMKADEDQAEQLDTSHAEMAGRALEVDQAIAAGAG; encoded by the coding sequence ATGACCACCCGGGACAAGTACACGCAAGTACCCGAGCCGTACTCGTGGGAGGTGCCCAGCGTCGGTGACGCCCGCTTCACGTGGGAGTACGACGAGGGGCGCGCCCGGCTGCTGTCGCTGTACCAGAAGGGCAAGGACAAGCAGTGGGACGCCCAGTCGCGCATCGACTGGTCCTTGGACGTCGACCCTACGAACCCAGTAGGGGTACCCGACGAGTTCCAGCCGCTGTTCGGCAGCCCGGCGTGGGACGCCGCGGACGAATCGCGCCGCGCTGAGTTCCGCCAGCACAACGCGGCGTGGAACTTCTCGCAGTTCCTGCACGGCGAGCAGGGCGCGATGGTGTGCGCGGCCAAGATCGTCGAAGTCGTCCCTGACATGGATGCGAAGTTCTACGCCGCCACCCAGACCATGGACGAGGCCCGGCACGTCGAGGCGTTCTCCCGCTTCCTCCAGGAAAAGGTCGGAATGGTCTACCCGATCAACAAGAACCTCACCGCGCTGCTGGGCGACACCCTGCGCGACTCACGCTGGGATATGCCATACCTCGGCATGCAGGTTCTCATCGAGGGGCTCGCGCTCGCCGCCTTCGGGGTGCAGCGGGATCTGGCGCCCGAGGGATCGCTGACCAAGCAACTGCTCGCCTACGTCATGCAGGACGAGGCCCGGCACGTCGCCTTCGGCCGAATCTCGCTGAAGGACTACTACTCCGCACTGACCGACGCCGAGCGCGACGAGCGTGAGGAGTTCGTCGTCGAGGCCTGCTACCTGATGCGCGACCGGTTCCGCGGCGAGGAGGTCTTCGAGACGCTCGGTCTCGACGTCGAGGAGTGTGCCGAGTGGGTGGATCACTCGCCGCTGATGATCCAGTTCCGTTCACACCTGTTCAGCCGGATTGTGCCGATTGTCAAGGACATCGGGCTGTGGGGTCCGAAGGTGCAGAAGGCGTTCATCGACATGGGCATCCACGAGATGGCCGGCTTCGACATCGATGCGCTGATGAAGGCCGATGAAGACCAGGCCGAGCAACTGGACACGTCACACGCCGAGATGGCCGGCCGGGCCCTCGAAGTCGACCAGGCGATCGCCGCGGGCGCCGGGTAG
- the orn gene encoding oligoribonuclease produces MREELVWIDCEMTGLDLRTDRLIEIAALVTDAELNVLGEGIDVVIHADDVALDGMIEVVAQMHHRSGLTEEVRASSIDVAAAEQLVLDYIRSHVRQAKTAPLAGNSIATDRGFIARDMPKLDDYLHYRMIDVSSIKELCRRWYPKIYYGQPEKGLAHRALADIRESIRELKYYRRTAFVPQPGPSTSEIAAAAAEIDVSDGTDSAHQQESG; encoded by the coding sequence GTGCGTGAAGAATTGGTGTGGATCGACTGTGAAATGACGGGCCTGGATCTGCGGACCGACCGTCTCATCGAAATTGCTGCCCTGGTGACCGACGCCGAACTCAACGTGCTCGGCGAGGGCATCGACGTCGTCATCCACGCTGACGACGTCGCGCTGGACGGCATGATCGAGGTGGTCGCACAGATGCACCACCGGTCCGGCCTCACCGAGGAGGTGCGGGCGTCGTCCATCGACGTCGCCGCCGCCGAACAGCTGGTCCTCGACTACATCCGCAGCCACGTCAGGCAGGCCAAGACCGCGCCGCTGGCCGGGAATTCGATCGCCACCGACCGTGGTTTCATAGCGCGGGACATGCCCAAACTGGACGATTACCTGCACTACCGGATGATCGACGTCAGCTCCATCAAGGAGCTGTGCCGGCGCTGGTACCCCAAGATCTACTACGGACAGCCGGAGAAAGGGCTCGCACACCGTGCCCTGGCCGACATCCGGGAGTCGATCCGCGAGCTGAAGTACTACCGCCGTACCGCGTTCGTGCCGCAGCCGGGGCCCTCTACCAGCGAGATCGCGGCGGCGGCCGCGGAGATCGACGTCTCCGACGGAACCGATTCGGCTCATCAGCAGGAAAGCGGCTAG
- a CDS encoding heme-binding protein, which translates to MLLRSLIGAGIIAGATLLGGAATAAADEPNCTAADLTQVLSGVNAGMSVYLFTHPDVNAFFTGLKGKSRDEMRTEVANYLQANPDIRDQIEAVRRPAADFRARCDAPMPDEMGPMS; encoded by the coding sequence ATGTTGTTGCGAAGCCTGATCGGCGCCGGCATCATCGCCGGCGCAACACTCCTCGGCGGTGCGGCAACTGCCGCCGCCGACGAACCGAACTGCACGGCAGCCGATCTCACCCAGGTCCTGTCAGGCGTCAACGCCGGTATGTCGGTGTACCTCTTCACCCATCCTGATGTGAACGCCTTCTTCACCGGCCTCAAAGGCAAGTCCCGGGATGAGATGCGCACCGAGGTCGCCAACTATCTACAGGCCAATCCTGACATTCGAGACCAGATAGAGGCCGTCAGGCGGCCGGCTGCCGACTTCCGGGCACGCTGCGACGCGCCCATGCCCGACGAGATGGGCCCGATGAGTTAA
- a CDS encoding SHOCT domain-containing protein, with protein sequence MWHHGYGGWGWGSWILTAMVLTLFFALVITAIVAAVRYLGGPGHHHGPAAHGALPGRRPEDLLAERFARGDIDDEEYRRRVALLREHH encoded by the coding sequence ATGTGGCACCACGGCTACGGCGGCTGGGGTTGGGGTAGTTGGATTCTGACCGCGATGGTCCTGACCCTGTTCTTCGCCCTGGTGATCACCGCGATCGTGGCGGCGGTGCGCTACCTGGGCGGTCCCGGACACCACCACGGACCCGCGGCGCACGGCGCACTCCCGGGACGCAGGCCCGAGGACCTTCTCGCCGAACGCTTCGCCCGCGGGGACATCGACGACGAGGAATACCGGCGCCGCGTCGCACTGTTGCGGGAACACCATTGA
- a CDS encoding sulfocyanin-like copper-binding protein, whose product MKPHLRTGLLIGAASLVLGIGTTAAIAGAGAGSGFAPIAGPPGFSGPMPAQPAPCTPPALAGAIVDATVSDMGGMMGPGMNGGPMTGPGGTMGPGMNGGPMMGPQGPSPHSPGMGMGMMRLTINPTSVPAGQVSLRVANNGWLPHEVIVMPLGPGQNPGQRPIGNNWEVDETGSLGEAAQTCGAGEGDGIAPGTMGWTTLTLNPGRYELLCNIAGHYGSGMYTELDVTPAR is encoded by the coding sequence TTGAAGCCGCACCTGCGCACCGGCCTGCTGATCGGTGCGGCCTCCCTGGTCCTCGGAATCGGCACCACCGCCGCGATAGCCGGCGCCGGAGCAGGATCCGGCTTCGCCCCGATAGCTGGCCCACCCGGCTTCAGCGGACCGATGCCCGCCCAGCCCGCACCCTGCACCCCACCCGCCCTGGCCGGAGCGATCGTGGACGCGACCGTCTCCGACATGGGCGGCATGATGGGTCCCGGCATGAACGGGGGCCCCATGACGGGACCGGGCGGCACGATGGGCCCGGGCATGAACGGGGGCCCCATGATGGGCCCGCAAGGACCGTCGCCCCATAGCCCCGGGATGGGCATGGGCATGATGCGCCTGACCATCAACCCGACCTCGGTGCCCGCCGGCCAGGTCTCCCTGCGGGTCGCCAACAACGGCTGGCTTCCACACGAAGTCATCGTCATGCCGCTAGGCCCCGGGCAAAACCCCGGCCAACGGCCCATCGGCAACAACTGGGAAGTCGACGAAACCGGCAGCCTCGGCGAAGCCGCCCAAACCTGCGGTGCCGGCGAAGGTGACGGAATCGCCCCCGGAACCATGGGATGGACCACCCTGACCCTCAACCCCGGACGCTACGAACTGCTCTGCAACATCGCCGGGCACTACGGCTCAGGCATGTACACCGAACTCGACGTGACACCGGCGAGATAG
- a CDS encoding helicase HerA-like domain-containing protein translates to MTSDSTATPAQQIAAGYATTGQALELGSVLVDGAVDPAAQVRIPLSMMNRHGLVAGATGTGKTKTLQVIAEQLSAAGVPVMMADIKGDLSGLSRPGEASERTAQRAKDTGDESWAGTPFPVEFLSLGTGGIGVPLRATISAFGPILLSKVLGLNATQESTLGLIFHWADQQGLPLLDLKDLRSVITFLTSDEGKEQLKTIGGVSSQTAGVILRALVNLDAEGGDTFFGEPEIDPADLLRVDAEGRGVISLLELGDQAARPVMFSTFLMWVLADLFTYLPEVGDVDKPKLVFFFDEAHLLFTDASKAFLQQVEQTVKLIRSKGVGVFFCTQLPTDVPNNVLSQLGARIQHALRAFTPDDQQALTKTVRTYPKTQFYDLATDLTALGIGEAIVTVLSERGAPTPVAWTRLRPPKSLMDTIGPDYIRAAAQASPRFLKYGQTVDRESAYEMLAAKMAPPLEEVDGTDLPPILPTGIDLPPMPKRVEKAEPGVLDQVMNSPAFKSAMRSAGTVIGREITRSIFGTGRRRR, encoded by the coding sequence ATGACGAGCGATTCGACCGCGACCCCTGCTCAGCAGATCGCCGCCGGCTACGCCACCACCGGGCAGGCGCTCGAACTCGGGTCGGTCCTCGTCGACGGGGCGGTCGATCCCGCGGCACAGGTCCGCATCCCGCTGTCGATGATGAACCGCCACGGCCTGGTGGCCGGCGCCACCGGCACCGGCAAGACCAAGACGCTGCAGGTGATCGCCGAGCAGCTCTCCGCGGCCGGGGTGCCGGTGATGATGGCCGATATCAAGGGCGACCTGTCCGGTCTGTCCCGGCCGGGGGAGGCCAGCGAGCGAACCGCCCAGCGCGCCAAGGACACCGGTGACGAGAGCTGGGCGGGCACGCCGTTCCCGGTGGAGTTCCTGTCGCTGGGGACCGGCGGAATCGGCGTGCCGTTGCGCGCGACGATCTCGGCGTTCGGTCCCATCCTGTTGTCGAAAGTATTGGGGCTCAACGCAACTCAGGAGTCAACCCTCGGATTGATCTTCCACTGGGCCGATCAGCAGGGGCTGCCGCTGCTGGACCTGAAGGATCTGCGCTCGGTGATCACCTTCCTGACCAGTGACGAGGGCAAGGAGCAGCTCAAGACCATCGGCGGCGTCTCGTCGCAGACCGCCGGCGTCATCCTGAGGGCACTGGTCAACCTCGATGCCGAGGGCGGTGACACCTTCTTCGGCGAGCCCGAGATCGACCCGGCCGATCTGCTGCGCGTCGACGCGGAGGGTCGCGGCGTGATCAGCCTGCTCGAGCTCGGCGACCAAGCCGCCCGGCCGGTGATGTTCTCCACGTTCCTGATGTGGGTGCTGGCCGACTTGTTCACCTACCTGCCCGAGGTCGGTGACGTCGACAAGCCGAAGCTGGTGTTCTTCTTCGACGAAGCGCACCTGCTGTTCACCGACGCCTCGAAGGCCTTCCTCCAACAGGTCGAGCAGACCGTCAAGCTGATCCGCTCCAAGGGGGTGGGCGTGTTCTTCTGCACGCAGCTGCCCACCGACGTGCCCAACAACGTTCTCTCCCAGCTCGGTGCCCGCATCCAGCACGCCCTGCGCGCCTTCACCCCCGACGACCAGCAGGCGTTGACCAAGACGGTGCGCACCTACCCCAAGACCCAGTTCTACGATCTGGCCACCGATCTCACCGCACTGGGCATCGGCGAGGCGATCGTGACGGTGCTGTCCGAACGCGGCGCGCCGACCCCGGTGGCCTGGACCCGACTGCGCCCGCCGAAGTCCTTGATGGACACCATCGGCCCGGACTACATCAGGGCCGCCGCGCAGGCCAGCCCGCGGTTTCTCAAGTACGGCCAGACCGTCGACCGCGAGTCGGCCTACGAGATGCTGGCGGCCAAGATGGCGCCCCCGCTCGAGGAGGTCGACGGCACCGACCTGCCGCCGATCCTGCCCACCGGAATCGATCTGCCGCCGATGCCCAAGCGGGTCGAGAAGGCCGAGCCCGGCGTGCTCGATCAGGTGATGAACAGCCCGGCGTTCAAGAGCGCGATGCGCTCGGCCGGCACCGTCATCGGCCGCGAGATCACCCGCAGCATCTTCGGTACCGGCAGACGTCGGCGCTGA
- a CDS encoding RES domain-containing protein has translation MLVYRVLPFLEAAGAGKPGHPLYEHRPQRGGRADHPDYYVWYLARQADAACGETFGNLSLWTDSMFDFPAVPGSRRTLGVYKLPDDLRICDLDDPRRLVELGLRPTQVVARNLAITSDWAHRIWSQRSEAVDGPKWQAVQWWSFHRPTWTVIASWERPTLVELQRLDLDHPAVVAAAESLSRPL, from the coding sequence GTGCTGGTCTACCGGGTCCTTCCCTTCCTCGAGGCGGCGGGGGCTGGTAAGCCGGGACACCCGTTGTATGAGCACCGCCCGCAGCGCGGCGGTCGGGCCGACCACCCCGACTACTACGTCTGGTACCTGGCCCGCCAGGCTGACGCCGCCTGCGGGGAGACGTTCGGAAATCTGTCGCTCTGGACCGACTCGATGTTCGATTTCCCCGCTGTGCCCGGCTCGCGCAGGACGTTGGGGGTGTACAAGCTGCCCGATGATCTACGTATCTGCGACCTCGACGATCCGCGCCGCCTGGTGGAGTTGGGGCTGCGGCCGACGCAGGTGGTCGCCCGGAATCTGGCGATCACCTCAGACTGGGCGCACCGCATCTGGTCGCAGCGATCTGAGGCCGTCGACGGCCCGAAATGGCAAGCGGTGCAGTGGTGGTCCTTCCACCGGCCGACCTGGACGGTGATCGCCAGCTGGGAACGGCCCACGCTCGTTGAACTGCAGCGGCTCGACCTCGACCACCCCGCTGTTGTCGCGGCGGCCGAGAGCCTCAGCCGGCCGCTGTAG
- a CDS encoding MFS transporter, with protein sequence MSSPRPASTSASRSKVLAWALWDCGSTGMIAIVVTFVFSVYLTSTVGRDIAGGTSPASWLGRVLTIAGFTVAVLAPVTGVLVQAPQRRRAALTILTALAVLSTAAMSLIRAEPAYFAVGLVLLAFTAACGDLASVPYNAMLRQLTTPENSGRISGLGWAAGYLGSVALLILIYLGFITGSGPSRGLLGIPVDDGQNIRAAMLLAAGWFSVFALPLLVVAHTFVPAADPTLRGVGLLGGYRQLWADLRAEWRRDRNLVYYLVVSAVFRDGLAGVFAFGAVLGVSVYGISQSDVLIFGVFASTVAAAGAVIGGHLDDRVGGKPVIVGSLTAMIAVGIALLSLSGPVAFWVCGLLLCMFIGPTQSAARTLLLRMASHGKEAVAFGLYTMTGRAVAFLAPWLFFVFVDAFGSDRAGLGGLCVVLAAGLLGMLAVRVPR encoded by the coding sequence ATGAGCAGCCCCCGGCCGGCTTCGACTTCAGCCAGCCGGTCGAAAGTCCTTGCCTGGGCGTTGTGGGACTGCGGTTCCACCGGCATGATCGCTATCGTCGTGACCTTCGTCTTCTCGGTGTATCTCACCAGCACCGTCGGCCGTGACATCGCCGGCGGCACCTCACCGGCCAGCTGGCTGGGCCGCGTGCTGACCATCGCCGGATTCACGGTCGCCGTGCTGGCGCCGGTCACCGGTGTGCTGGTGCAGGCACCGCAACGCCGACGGGCAGCGCTGACGATCCTGACCGCTCTGGCGGTGCTCTCCACCGCGGCGATGAGCCTGATCCGCGCCGAGCCGGCCTACTTCGCCGTCGGCCTGGTGCTGCTGGCCTTCACCGCGGCCTGCGGCGATCTGGCCAGTGTGCCGTACAACGCGATGCTTCGACAGCTGACCACCCCGGAGAACTCCGGACGCATCTCCGGGCTCGGCTGGGCCGCCGGGTACTTGGGCAGTGTCGCGCTGCTGATACTGATCTACCTCGGGTTCATCACCGGCAGCGGCCCCAGCCGCGGGCTGCTGGGGATCCCGGTCGACGACGGCCAGAACATCCGCGCGGCGATGCTGCTGGCGGCCGGCTGGTTCTCCGTCTTCGCCCTGCCCCTGCTGGTGGTCGCCCACACCTTCGTCCCCGCCGCCGACCCCACGCTGCGCGGCGTGGGGCTGCTCGGCGGATACCGGCAGCTATGGGCCGACCTGCGGGCCGAATGGCGCCGCGACCGCAACCTGGTCTACTACCTCGTGGTTAGCGCGGTGTTCCGGGACGGACTGGCCGGGGTGTTCGCCTTCGGCGCGGTGCTGGGCGTCAGTGTGTACGGCATCTCGCAGTCCGATGTGCTGATCTTCGGCGTCTTCGCCTCCACGGTCGCGGCGGCCGGCGCGGTGATCGGAGGCCACCTCGACGATCGGGTCGGCGGCAAGCCCGTCATCGTCGGCTCGCTGACGGCGATGATCGCCGTCGGCATCGCGCTGCTGAGCCTCTCCGGACCCGTCGCGTTCTGGGTGTGCGGCCTGCTGCTGTGCATGTTCATCGGGCCCACTCAGTCGGCGGCGCGCACCCTGCTGCTGCGGATGGCCAGCCACGGCAAGGAGGCGGTCGCGTTCGGGCTCTACACCATGACCGGGCGTGCGGTGGCGTTCCTGGCGCCGTGGCTGTTCTTCGTGTTCGTCGACGCGTTCGGCAGCGACCGGGCCGGGCTGGGCGGCCTGTGCGTGGTGCTGGCGGCGGGCCTGCTCGGGATGCTGGCGGTGCGGGTGCCGCGCTAG
- a CDS encoding cation diffusion facilitator family transporter yields the protein MSVDHPTAVAVDADRRQVLTRRIRFLVAATISYNVIEAAVALTAGAQASSTALIGFGLDSLIEVSSAAAVAWQFSTPDHEAREKATLRIIALSFFALAAYVTVESVRALFGYAEPRPSMVGIVLAAVSLIVMPLLSYAQRRTGRELGSRSAVADSKQTLLCTYLSAVLLVGLGLNSLFGWSWADPIAGLVIAAVAAREGMEAWRGRNCCGPTPLAADSCEAQGCCD from the coding sequence ATGAGTGTTGACCACCCCACCGCAGTCGCGGTCGACGCCGATCGGCGACAGGTCCTGACCCGCCGGATCCGGTTCCTGGTGGCAGCGACGATCAGTTACAACGTGATCGAGGCTGCGGTCGCGCTCACCGCTGGGGCGCAGGCGTCCTCGACCGCGCTGATCGGGTTCGGCCTGGACTCGCTGATCGAGGTGTCCTCAGCGGCGGCGGTGGCCTGGCAGTTCTCCACGCCCGACCACGAGGCCCGGGAGAAAGCCACACTGCGGATCATCGCGCTGTCGTTCTTCGCCCTCGCGGCCTACGTCACCGTCGAATCGGTGCGGGCGCTGTTCGGGTACGCCGAACCCCGGCCTTCGATGGTGGGCATCGTGCTGGCTGCGGTCAGCCTGATTGTGATGCCGTTGCTGTCCTATGCCCAGCGCCGCACCGGACGTGAACTCGGATCTCGCTCCGCGGTAGCCGACTCCAAACAAACCCTGCTGTGCACCTATCTGTCCGCGGTCCTGCTCGTCGGATTGGGGCTCAACAGCCTGTTCGGATGGTCTTGGGCCGACCCGATCGCCGGCCTGGTGATCGCCGCCGTCGCAGCGCGCGAAGGCATGGAAGCCTGGCGAGGCCGAAACTGCTGCGGCCCAACCCCTCTAGCCGCCGATTCCTGCGAAGCCCAGGGCTGTTGCGACTAG
- the cmrA gene encoding mycolate reductase (Catalyzes the final step in mycolic acid biosynthesis.), with amino-acid sequence MPVPAPSPDSRAVVTGASQGIGAALATELAARGHSLIITARRGEVLTELAERLTERHGVAVEVRACDLADPTARTALADELADRNISILCANAGTATFGPVVKLDPAGEKAQVQLNVLGVHDLVLAVLPGMLARKAGGILISGSVAGNSPIPNNATYAATKAFANTFSESLRGELKDSGIHVTLLAPGPVRTELPDPAEQSLVERLIPDFLWIDTEYTARISLDGLERNKMRVVPGLTSKTMSVATGYAPRAIVTPIVGAVYGKLGGD; translated from the coding sequence ATGCCAGTCCCCGCCCCCTCGCCGGACAGTCGAGCCGTCGTCACCGGAGCCTCCCAGGGCATCGGTGCGGCGCTGGCCACCGAACTCGCCGCCCGCGGCCACAGCCTGATCATCACCGCACGCCGCGGCGAGGTACTGACCGAACTGGCCGAGCGCCTGACCGAACGCCACGGCGTCGCGGTCGAGGTGCGCGCCTGCGACCTCGCCGACCCCACCGCTCGCACCGCCCTGGCCGACGAACTGGCCGATCGCAACATCTCGATCCTGTGCGCCAACGCGGGCACCGCGACCTTCGGTCCCGTGGTCAAGTTGGACCCGGCCGGCGAGAAGGCACAGGTTCAGCTCAACGTGCTCGGCGTGCACGACCTGGTGCTCGCGGTGCTGCCGGGAATGCTGGCCCGCAAGGCCGGCGGCATCCTCATCTCCGGCTCCGTGGCAGGCAACTCACCCATCCCGAACAACGCCACCTACGCGGCGACCAAGGCGTTCGCGAACACGTTCAGCGAGTCATTACGCGGCGAGCTGAAGGACTCGGGCATCCACGTCACCCTGCTGGCGCCCGGTCCGGTGCGCACCGAGCTGCCCGACCCGGCGGAGCAGTCACTGGTGGAGCGCTTGATCCCGGACTTCCTGTGGATCGATACCGAGTACACGGCGCGGATCTCGCTGGATGGCTTGGAGCGCAACAAGATGCGGGTGGTGCCGGGCCTGACGTCGAAGACGATGTCGGTCGCGACCGGTTATGCGCCGCGCGCCATCGTCACGCCGATCGTCGGCGCGGTGTACGGGAAGCTCGGCGGGGACTAG
- the bcp gene encoding thioredoxin-dependent thiol peroxidase, whose protein sequence is MTDTARLEVGDKAPAFSLPDADGKTVKLSDFKGRKVIVYFYPAAMTPGCTKQACDFRDSLAELTGAGVDVVGISPDKPEKLAKFRDRDGLTFPLLSDPDKKVLGEWGAYGEKKMYGKTVQGVIRSTFLVDEKGKIEVAQYNVKATGHVAKLRRDIDL, encoded by the coding sequence GTGACCGACACAGCACGCCTCGAGGTTGGCGACAAAGCCCCGGCGTTCAGTCTGCCGGATGCCGACGGCAAGACCGTGAAGCTGTCCGACTTCAAAGGCCGCAAGGTGATCGTGTATTTCTACCCGGCCGCGATGACGCCCGGCTGCACCAAGCAGGCCTGCGACTTCCGGGACAGCCTGGCCGAGCTGACCGGGGCCGGCGTCGACGTCGTGGGCATCTCTCCGGACAAGCCGGAGAAACTGGCCAAGTTCCGGGACCGCGACGGCCTGACCTTTCCGCTGCTGAGTGACCCGGACAAGAAGGTGCTTGGCGAGTGGGGTGCCTACGGCGAGAAGAAGATGTACGGCAAGACCGTGCAGGGCGTCATCCGCTCGACGTTCCTCGTCGACGAGAAGGGCAAGATCGAGGTGGCCCAATACAACGTCAAGGCCACCGGCCACGTCGCCAAACTGCGTCGTGACATCGATCTCTAG
- a CDS encoding L,D-transpeptidase — MGQVGSAHRRWSRTRLAVLALIPALLLGMTACDNDAAPAPAKVIADKGTPYSDLLVPQLTASVKDGAVDVAVDKPVTVTATGGVLGSVTMVNRSGEQVAGQLSPDGVTWQTTEPLGYNRSYTISAQSLGLGGVTTEKLTFKTYSPDSLTVPYLLPGDGEVVGVGQPVAVRFDENIPNRVAAERAIKVTTDPPVEGAFYWLNNREVRWRPQNYWKPGTKIDVEVNTYGVDLGDGLFGQENRTSHFTIGDEVVATADDDTKTLTIRQNGEVIKTMPISMGKNSTPTNNGVYIVGDRFSHMVMDSSTYGVPSNSPNGYRTEVDWATQMSYSGIYVHSAPWSVGSQGYSNVSHGCLNVSPSNAQWFFDNTKRGDVVEVHNTVGSSLSGTEGLGDWNIPWEQWKAGNANA; from the coding sequence ATGGGGCAGGTCGGTTCGGCACACCGCCGGTGGTCTCGGACCCGGTTGGCGGTGCTCGCCCTGATACCGGCACTGCTGCTCGGCATGACCGCCTGCGACAACGACGCGGCGCCCGCTCCGGCGAAGGTCATCGCCGACAAGGGAACGCCGTACAGCGACCTGCTCGTTCCGCAGCTGACGGCGTCGGTCAAGGACGGCGCCGTGGATGTCGCAGTCGACAAGCCGGTCACCGTGACGGCCACCGGCGGAGTCCTCGGGTCGGTGACGATGGTCAACCGGTCCGGTGAGCAGGTTGCCGGCCAGCTCAGCCCGGACGGCGTGACGTGGCAGACCACCGAGCCTCTCGGCTACAACAGGAGCTACACCATCAGCGCCCAGTCGCTGGGCCTCGGCGGTGTCACCACCGAGAAGCTCACCTTCAAGACCTACTCGCCGGACAGCCTGACCGTGCCCTACCTGCTGCCCGGTGACGGTGAGGTCGTCGGCGTCGGACAACCGGTGGCGGTGCGGTTCGACGAGAACATCCCGAACCGGGTCGCCGCCGAACGCGCGATCAAGGTCACCACCGACCCGCCCGTCGAGGGCGCGTTCTACTGGCTCAACAACCGCGAGGTGCGCTGGCGGCCGCAGAACTACTGGAAGCCGGGCACCAAGATCGACGTCGAGGTCAACACCTACGGCGTCGATCTGGGCGACGGGCTGTTCGGCCAGGAGAACCGGACGTCGCACTTCACCATCGGCGACGAGGTCGTCGCCACCGCCGACGATGACACCAAGACGCTGACCATCCGCCAGAACGGTGAGGTCATCAAGACCATGCCGATCTCGATGGGCAAGAACAGCACTCCGACCAACAACGGCGTCTACATCGTCGGGGACCGCTTCTCCCACATGGTCATGGATTCGTCGACCTACGGGGTTCCGTCCAACTCGCCCAATGGATATCGCACCGAGGTCGACTGGGCCACGCAGATGTCCTACAGCGGTATCTACGTGCACTCCGCGCCGTGGTCGGTGGGCAGCCAGGGTTACTCCAACGTCAGCCACGGCTGCCTGAACGTCAGCCCGAGCAACGCGCAGTGGTTCTTCGACAACACCAAGCGCGGTGACGTCGTCGAGGTGCATAACACCGTGGGCTCCTCGCTCTCGGGCACCGAAGGCCTCGGCGACTGGAACATCCCGTGGGAGCAGTGGAAAGCGGGCAACGCCAACGCCTGA
- a CDS encoding DUF3618 domain-containing protein — protein sequence MVDRDPEVIKAEIDSARDRLALTVDSLAERTNPQRLADDFKAAVLRFVKKPAVAATLAGVGAVTVVLVIRKVRNG from the coding sequence GTGGTGGACCGGGACCCCGAGGTCATCAAGGCCGAGATCGACTCGGCGCGCGATCGGCTGGCATTGACCGTCGACTCGCTGGCCGAGCGGACCAATCCCCAACGCCTCGCCGACGACTTCAAGGCCGCAGTGCTGCGCTTCGTGAAGAAGCCCGCCGTGGCCGCGACGCTGGCCGGGGTCGGCGCGGTGACCGTGGTGCTGGTGATCCGCAAGGTTCGGAACGGCTAG
- a CDS encoding MbcA/ParS/Xre antitoxin family protein has translation MATERTGATEHAVKRVAAGAPVKRKAGRVPADDPLSAQRVGYLTEVFSRAELARLVGVSASQTSRWASGEERPGPAAAPALIDLEHILARARLVWGGESALVWLGSGNAFLGGARPLDVLRTEGPARVLEALDAEMWGGAA, from the coding sequence ATGGCTACCGAGAGGACTGGCGCCACCGAGCACGCGGTGAAAAGGGTGGCGGCCGGCGCGCCGGTGAAGAGGAAGGCGGGCCGAGTCCCCGCGGATGATCCGCTGTCGGCGCAGCGGGTGGGGTATCTGACCGAGGTGTTCTCGCGGGCTGAACTGGCGAGGCTGGTCGGGGTGAGCGCGTCGCAGACCTCCCGTTGGGCATCAGGTGAGGAGAGGCCCGGCCCGGCCGCCGCGCCGGCGCTCATTGATCTCGAACACATTCTTGCGCGGGCGCGGCTGGTGTGGGGCGGTGAGTCGGCGTTGGTCTGGCTTGGAAGCGGCAACGCTTTCCTCGGGGGCGCACGACCGCTCGATGTGCTGCGCACCGAAGGCCCCGCCCGGGTCCTGGAGGCACTCGACGCCGAGATGTGGGGCGGTGCAGCCTGA